ACCACCGCGGTGCTCGAGGGGGACGAGTGGGTCATCAACGGGCACAAATGGTACACCACCGGCTTCGAGGGCTCGGCCTTTTGCATTGTGATGTGCGTGACCGACCCCGACCAGCCCAACCCCTATGCCCGGGCCAGCCAGATTATCGTGCCGACCAATACCCCGGGTCTGGAGCAGGTGCGCAAAATTTCCGTGATGGGCGAACCGGGAGAAGACTGGATGAGCCACTCGGAGATTCGGCTGCACAATGTGCGGGTGCCCCAGGAAAACCTGCTGGGAGCGCGTGGGCGGGGCTTTGCCATTGCCCAGGAAAGGCTGGGGCCGGGGCGCATCCACCACTGTATGCGCTGGGTTGGCATTGCCCAGCGCAGCTTTGAGTTGATGTGCGCCCATGCGGCCCGCCGAGAGCTTGCCCCCGGCAAGCCGCTGGGCTCACGCCAGGCCATCCAGCACCTGATTGCCGAGGCCAAAGCCGAAATCCACGCCGCCCGGCTGATGGTGCTGGACGCTGCCGAGAAGGTCGAACAGCAAGGGGCCGAGGGGGCTCGAGTCGAAATCTCGGTGATCAAATACTTTGTGGCCGGCGTGCTACAACGGGTGCTGGATCGGGCCATTCAGGTGCACGGGGGCCTGGGCATGTCCGACGACCTGCCGCTGTCCTTCTTCTACCGCCACGAGCGGGCCGCCCGCATCTACGATGGGGCCGATGAGGTGCACAAAACCGTGGTGGCGCGGGCGGTGCTGAAGGAATATGGCCTCGAGGTTTCCCTGTAAACTCAGAGGTGCCCCATGATCGACCAACCCGCGGCCACCCGACCCGGCGAAGAACTGGATATTCCTCGGCTGCAAAGCTATTTGCTGGATCACCTGCCCGACGCCAGGGGGAGCCTCGAGGTCTTGCAGTTTCCCCGGGGTTTCTCCAACCTCACCTACCTGCTCCGGCTGGGCGAGCAGGAACTGGTACTACGCCGCCCGCCCTTCGGCGCCAACATCAAGACCGCCCACGACATGGGCCGCGAGTATCGCATCTTGTTGGCCCTCAAGCCGGTGTACCCCAAGGTGCCCCGGCCCCTGCTCTACTGCGCCGACGAGAGCGTGCTGGGGGCGCCCTTTTATGTGATGGAGCGCCTGCGTGGGGTGATTCTGCGAACCGAGCCCCCCGAGGGCATGACCCCATCCCTCATGCGGGGGGTCTGCGAGGCCGCTTTGAATGCGATGGTCGAGCTACACGGCCTGGACTACCAGAAAGCCGGTCTGGCCGACCTGGGCAAGCCCGAGGGCTACGTGGAGCGGCAGGTACGGGGCTGGACGGAGCGCTACCAGAAAGCCCTTACTGAGGAAATTCCCGGTATGGAACAGGCGATGGCATGGTTGGCTACCCACATGCCTCCTGTTTCCGCTGTGGCCCTAATCCACAACGACTTCAAATACGACAACCTGATCCTGGATCCCAGCAACCTGACCCGGGTTATGGCTGTACTGGACTGGGAAATGGCCACCCGGGGCGACCCCCTGATGGATCTGGGCACCACCCTGGGCTACTGGGCCGAGGCCGACGACCCCCCGGGCCTCAAGAGCTTTGGCCTGACACACCTGCCGGGCAACTACAGCCGGGCCGAGCTGGTGCAGGCCTATGCCGAGCGCACAGGCCGGGACGTTTCCAATATGTTGTTCTATTACGTTTTTGGGTTGTTCAAAGTGGGGGTGATTATGCAGCAGATTTATGCCCGCTACCAAAAGGGCCTCACCCAGGACGCCCGCTTTGCCGCCCTCATTCACCTGATACGC
This genomic stretch from Meiothermus sp. harbors:
- a CDS encoding acyl-CoA dehydrogenase family protein, whose amino-acid sequence is MAAQTADLVKEVQAFVQDEIVPLEPTFLKHGFRAVLPGLNNIRQKVKQRGWWLPPLPQPLGMGLSLSAFARLSEELGRSPLGHYAFNTQAPDIGNMEVLLKHGTPEQKERFLKPLAAGEVRSSFAMTEPEYAGSNPVWMNTTAVLEGDEWVINGHKWYTTGFEGSAFCIVMCVTDPDQPNPYARASQIIVPTNTPGLEQVRKISVMGEPGEDWMSHSEIRLHNVRVPQENLLGARGRGFAIAQERLGPGRIHHCMRWVGIAQRSFELMCAHAARRELAPGKPLGSRQAIQHLIAEAKAEIHAARLMVLDAAEKVEQQGAEGARVEISVIKYFVAGVLQRVLDRAIQVHGGLGMSDDLPLSFFYRHERAARIYDGADEVHKTVVARAVLKEYGLEVSL
- a CDS encoding phosphotransferase family protein, with protein sequence MIDQPAATRPGEELDIPRLQSYLLDHLPDARGSLEVLQFPRGFSNLTYLLRLGEQELVLRRPPFGANIKTAHDMGREYRILLALKPVYPKVPRPLLYCADESVLGAPFYVMERLRGVILRTEPPEGMTPSLMRGVCEAALNAMVELHGLDYQKAGLADLGKPEGYVERQVRGWTERYQKALTEEIPGMEQAMAWLATHMPPVSAVALIHNDFKYDNLILDPSNLTRVMAVLDWEMATRGDPLMDLGTTLGYWAEADDPPGLKSFGLTHLPGNYSRAELVQAYAERTGRDVSNMLFYYVFGLFKVGVIMQQIYARYQKGLTQDARFAALIHLIREIGHKIQKALETEKL